From the Bacteroidota bacterium genome, the window TGAAAAAGCTTTATCAGATCATCAAAATTAAGTGCTTTTTTATTTTGAATAATGTTTGCTTTCGGTCGATTAAGTGTAATCTCGTTTATTTCGTATGTTCCTTTAAATAGTTTCCACAGGGCAAAATTTGCCATTAAGTTATCTATAGAAATAAACGAACTATCAGCGTCTAGTTCACTTATTCGTACCTTTGAAAAATAGATATAGCCAGTAAAGGGATTTACATATGCCCAATCCATTTTAATTTCTCTTCCGATAAATTTTGTATCATATTTTTCTACCAAAAACTTTGTAATAGGAGAAACAAACAGTACTACCAGGAAAACAAAAGAGAATAAGACTCCAACGCTGATGAGGATACTCTTTTTTACTTTATGTGTCATTCAACACAAAGATGCATTTGGAGCTTCAAGATTGAGTTATATAATTATTGAGAAGTATTGTAATATTCACAGTAACCATTGAAGCTACATGTAAATCATTCGCATCAATATGGGAGATGATGCAGATATAGTTACACAATTAAATTTCTTGTCACAGTTTTCCATTCAGAAAAAAAGTACTGTGTTAGTTGGCAACGAGAACATTTTCTTGATTGACTGAATTCATAAGGATCGCCGCTGCTATTAATGTGATTGTAATAGTCTTGATAGTGCCAGTTATGTCCGAATAATTTACAAATACAGGAATGTAACTTGTTACTATCGCTGCCTTGATTACTTGTTGCAACCATTAGCCTTATTAACTTATTATTTCAGAATCTTGTTTCTTGTTTTTTAGAATGCGATGCAAGATATTTTTTCCGATCGATTGTAAAAGATTAGTATGTTGTGATACCGTGTTCCCTACAACAAACTGAAGGAGGGCACCTATTCCATTTTTAATTGGATTAAGAGTGGTACCAATTATCATTCTTCTTGAAAGGTATCCCCCAAAAAGTCCGATTATGCTTCCAACTATATCATGTCGTAAATCCGGTGCTGTTGCTAAATCATGAATTGTTGATTTAATAAGATTAACTGGTTTTACTTGTTCGTTAAGGAGTAAAAATTGTGTACGCAAACTCAGTAGTTCCAGCGATTGTTTATTCTCAAGCAATTGAATTGATTCCTTTAATAAATTACATTGATCCAATTGTTTCATGATTTTTGTTTTAGTATTTGACTTAAAATTGTATTTCCATAAAACCTTTTTATTAGCTTGATACACGTGAAATTTAATAAAACTGCGAGCACTACAAAACATCCTGCTATCACAAAAAAGCCATAATACGTTTTGCCTAGTTCTTCACCTATACAAAGTGCACTGCCAATTGCCATCATTAAAATAAAAAAGGCAACAGCAATATAAATAACCATTCGTGAGAGCATACTTGATATTAGTTCAACCGAGACATCAATTGCTTTTAATTTGTAAAGTTCGAGACTGGTTTTACCAAACTGTTTTGCTTTCTCAAAAAGTTCTTCTATAGCTGTTGCTTTTGTTTCCATTATTAATAATTTATTGTTTCAAGTAAAATTATGCGGTGTGATTTACTTCTTTTTTTGCTTCTGCGTATTTTGCTTTTCCTTTCTCAACGAAAGCATCAGCTTGTGATTGTACCTGTTCAAATTTCTCAGTAACACTATTGAGCATTCCATCCAGTTTAGATTTTAAGTCATCAACCAAGTCTTCTCCTTTGTCAACAAGTTGTTTTCTTGTTTTGCTTCCTTTGTCTGGTGCGAATAGTATTCCTGCTAATGCTCCAATTGCTACTCCGGCCAAAAGGCCTACTACTACTTTTCCTGTTCTCATGTTTATTATTTTTAATTATTATTTAATTATTTTATCACCCTGTATAACTCTCAATAGAATTGCGATTACTGCAATTACAAGCAATACATGGATGATTGCACCGGTGCTATACGCGAAAAATCCAATTGCCCAAATGATGATTAGAATTACTGCTATCGTATAAAGTAAATTGCCCATTTTAGTTGTTTTTAGATTGTTGTTATTTAATTAAAGTGAGGCCATTAAAGCATCAAATTCTTCTTTTGTTTTTCCAATTTTAACCTGTACACGTTTTAGCATTTCATCTTTTTTACCGGTTTCGTAACGTAAATCTTCATCGTTAAGTATTTTGTATTTTTCTTTTAATTTTCCTTTCTGAACATTCCAAGTTCCTACAACAGGAGCTTTGGTATTTGTTGAATTTTTCATGTTTTATTAGTATTAGTTGTAACGATATTATTACAATACAAAGTTGAATAAAGTACAATGCTTTAGCTTATAGAATAGCGAATTTGAATTATATATTTCACAGATTATCTGTTGCTTTTGATGCTAATAAAGATGAGTATGTCACTAGAAATATTGATCAGGACTTAATAGTCCTATTCGCCCAAGCAGTTTAAAAATATGCAACTGCATGAGAGAATAGGTAGGAAAATTAATTGGACCCAATGTTGCCTAATGCGAGTATATTGGAGATGTTTGCAGCATCATATACTGTTATAAATCCGTCGTATACGAGCCAGTTTTCATAGCTTATTGCAGAACCATCATTTAAGGTTCTTACATTTGTGATACTTTTTCTAGTAATTCCATCTACTGGATTCAAAGATCTACGGTTTACTGGATTACCAATAGTTGCAACCGAACCAAGATTAATATGCGTTGGATAAAAGCCGGTAGGTAAAGTACCACCTGAAGACATATCTACAGTCACTAGGCTTGTTCCATTTTTACGTTTTTCAAATCTTACATTTCCTGTAATTCCAGAACTTGAATCGGCAAGAATTAAATAGGATTTGTTTGCTCCTGTTAAAGCATTTCCACCAATGTCGGCTTGAGCAACTATAGTCCCAATTTGCAAATCACTCAAGTGAACATTCACATAACCATTAATATTGCTTAGTGTTGCATAAGATACTACAAGTGTTGTACTACTATTTCCTAAAGTATCAACATCGTTTAAAGTATAAAGTATTGCTCCTGTTTCAAGCGCCGTATTCATGTGAATATGCGCGGGATGCATTCCTTGTGATGCGCCGTCTAGATGTATTGATACTACAGATTCGCTGCTACCTGGACTTTTTTCAGCAATTGTAATAGTACCCGAAACTCCAACAACATCCTTTACTTTCATAGCGTAGGTTGTTTTTTGAATTTCTGCTGGTACCGGATCAGGCTGTGGTTCTTCTTCTTCTTTATCTTTCTTGCACCCTGCCATGGATAAGGATAAAATCGCAACGAATGCAGCAAATCTTAAAACTGTATTTTTTATTCGGTTAATTTTCATTTTTAATTGTTTTAGTTTGTAACAAAATTATTACCCGACAAAGGTGCTACTGCTTTTGGCTGCTGTTCTTATACAACTTTTAAAATTAGTTGTACAATTCACGCCTACTTTTATAATTTAAAGGAGAAACCAGCATTTACCATACTCTTGCCCATTCCTGCTTCTGCATTCAATGCAAATTTTGGGGATATGTAATAACGAATTCCGGCATGTAAGCCACCAAACAATAATGGAACAACGCGTGTTGAATTGGTATAATAAGTAAATGCAACACCACTTCCTATATTAATTCCTGCATATATATCTGTTTTGTCAGCATGTAAGTTTTTTTTACTGTTATCGGCAATCAATTGATAAAAATGGAAATTTGAAACAAGTCCAACTGGAATATTTAGCTCGCCATTGTAATTATTTGACAATCCTCCTCTTCCTCCAACGCCAACTAAAAATCCTAAGCCAACGTACTTATGAATTCCGAATTCTCCTTGAAAAATAAATTGTTCTGTTAGTAATTTATATCCTCTACGACTATCATTTTTAGTATAATAGTAATCGTCGAGGTGATAAAATTGTGAAAGGCTTACACCAATTGTTAAAACAGATGAGCTTTTGTCCCAAGCCTGTGCTTGTGTATTGTTCGTTAATAGTGCGAGTGTGGTTATTAGCAGTATATATGTGATTATTTTTTTCATGTGTATTTTTTAAATGGTTTAAAGAGGTTGAACCTAGTATTTGAAATGAAAATTCTACCCATCTATAGCTATAGATGGGTAGAATTATTTAGCATTATCGAAATTTACAATGCACTAAAGATTTTTTGCAGTTCTTCTTTCGACTTGCCTAACTTGACTTGCAACCTGCCCAACATTTCTTCCTTTTTACCTTCTTCAAACATTAAATCATTGTCGGTTAATGTTGCAAATTTTTGCATTAGTTTCCCTTTTTGTTCGTTCCAGTTACCTTTTAATTCAGTTGTGTTCATTGTTATATTATTTATAATGTGAATAAATTTTCACTGAACAAAAGTGAAGGTATCATTGAATTATTTCATTATACAATTCACCTTATAAATTACACATTTCACAGCT encodes:
- a CDS encoding general stress protein CsbD; the protein is MKNSTNTKAPVVGTWNVQKGKLKEKYKILNDEDLRYETGKKDEMLKRVQVKIGKTKEEFDALMASL
- a CDS encoding CsbD family protein, producing the protein MNTTELKGNWNEQKGKLMQKFATLTDNDLMFEEGKKEEMLGRLQVKLGKSKEELQKIFSAL
- a CDS encoding lmo0937 family membrane protein produces the protein MGNLLYTIAVILIIIWAIGFFAYSTGAIIHVLLVIAVIAILLRVIQGDKIIK
- a CDS encoding YtxH domain-containing protein; this translates as MRTGKVVVGLLAGVAIGALAGILFAPDKGSKTRKQLVDKGEDLVDDLKSKLDGMLNSVTEKFEQVQSQADAFVEKGKAKYAEAKKEVNHTA